The DNA sequence CCTGGTTCCACCAGTACGTGCAGGACAGCACCTGGACGATCACCCTGGAGGTGTACAACGAATGCGGTGCGGACACCGCGAGCTGGAGCGTGACCGTGCTGCCCAACCAGGTGACGGCCTTCTTCAGCACCGACACGGTGATCGGCTGTGCGCCACTCACCAGCACCTTCACCAACTTCAGCGTGGGCGACACGGCGAGCATCTGGTACTTCGGCGACTCGTTGAACACCACGAGCATCAGCACGAACACCGGCTTCACTTACACCGACCCCGGCACCTACACCGTGCAGCTGGTGGCCCTGGGTTGCGGGGTGGATACGGCCACGCAGGTGATCGAGGTGCTGGCCCTGCCGGTGGTGGACGCGCTGAGCGACCCCACCGTGTGCCTGGGCGATGCGGTGAGCTTCAGCGCGAGCGGCGCGGGCCTTGTGGGCCTGCTGTGGTCCTTCGGTGATGGCGACTTCGACTCGATCCCCAACCCCACGCACACGTACGCCAACGCCGGCACGTACGACGTGATCCTCACGGTGGTGAGCAACATCACGCTGTGCCCCTCGGCGGACACGATCCAGGTGGAGGTGGTGGAGGCGCCGGTGCTTTCCCTGAGCGCCGCGGACACGGTGTTCTGCGTGCCCTTCGACCTGGCGTTGAGCGCCGCCGGCACCACGGGCAGCAACCTCGCCTACGTGTGGACCCTGAACGGCGACACCGTGTCATACAGCCCCAGCCCGCTACCGCAGCCGATCCCCGCGCCGGGCAGCTACGTGCTGGCGCTCACCGTGGAGGACCTGCTCACCGGCTGCAGCGACAGCGCCAGCTTCACCGTGGTGGGCTTGGAGACGCCGGTGAGCGGCCTGCTGCTGGACCCCTACGACCCCTGCGGCGACCCCGCGCAACTGGTGGCCACCAGCACCGCCACACCGCCGCAGGCCACGCTCGCCTGGAACATCAACGGGCAGCTCGTGGGGCAGGGGCCCGTGCTCGCCACCGCCTACAGCACGCCCGGCACGCACACCCTGGCGCTGATCGCAGAGCTGCCCGGTCCCTGTGCGGACACGGCCACCACGACCTTCACCCTGCTGGAGCGCCCGCTGGCCGGTTTCGACACCGGGCCTGTCTGCCTGGGTCAGGCCATCCCGATCACCGACACCAGCAGCAATGCGGTGGCCTGGTGGTGGTACCTCAACGGGGCCTTCGTGGGCAATGACCCCGGCGGCAGTGGCATCGTGCCCTCCTCTCTGGGCAACGACACCATCGCCTTGGCGGTGACGAGCCCCGATGGCTGCCGCGACAGTACCTGGGTGGTGGTGGATGTGAACGCTCCGCCGCTGGCCGAGCTGCTCGCCGAGGCGCAGGCCGATTGTGAGACCGTGCTGCTCACCGCCGCCTTCGCCCCCAACAGCACCTACGTGTGGTACGTGAATGGTCAGCCCTACAGTGAGGAGCGCTCCCCGCCCTACTACCTGCCGCCCGATGCCACGGACGATGTGGAGTTCGCCCTGGTGGTCACGAACACGGACAGCTGCAGCAGCACCGACATGGCCACGGTCTACCCGCCCACCTGCGTGAACGTGCCGAACGCCTTCACGGTGGACGGCGACGGCAACAACGAGCTCTTCTTCCCAGTGGTGTATCCGGTGGTGCGCTTCCGCGAGTTCCGCATCTTCAACCGGTGGGGCGAGGTGATCTTCCGCACCAGCGATCCGAACACGGGCTGGGATGGTACCTACGGCGGTGCACGCGCGCAGGACGGCGTGTACGTGTGGAAGCTGCGCTACAGCGACGGCAACAACAACGAGCTGGAGAAAGTGGGGCATGTGACCTTGCTGCGATGAGGAAGGGGTGCCACATCGATCGGGTGAGGCGGCGGAGCCGACCGCTTCATCAGGTGGCCATGGTGACATCCATAGTGGGAGCGCTCGCAGGATGCGGCGGAGATGGAGGTGCAACAGTGAGTGAGCCGACCGTGGCGGATACCACCCGGTATCGCATTCTATGTGAGACGGTGCGGACCGTGTACCGCACCCACCCGGATAGTGCATGGGTGTTACTCGAGCAAGCGGAATCAACAGCCGCGCGGATCGGAGGGGACGATCTGCGCTACGATGTCGAGGATCTGCACTATGAGGTTCTTCAGGCCCGATATGACAGTAGCGCCCTTCAGTACCAATTGGGTCGGATCGCCGATCGCGAGCGCAACGGTGCACGCGAGCCGCTAATGCATGCTTGGATGAACTTGGCCCTGAACCGTCTCCAAGCGGGCGCCTTCCCGGTTGCGGACAGCCTGCTTCGCCTCGCTCGCCAGGAGGCGATCTCTCTGAACGACAGCATGGATCTGGCCCAGACCGGGTGGATGTTGATGAACGTGCTGAGCATGACCGGTCGTCAGGATTCGGCCATTTCCATCGGCAGAGAGGTATTGCGGATCCCCCCGACCGGATCCCTCAGGCCGATCATCGAACTGGTGCGCCTGGATCAGGCCATAGCCTACATGGGGAACGGGGATGTGGACAGTGCGGACCACCTTTTCCGGGCAGGCCTATCCTCGGACTGGGTGCAGAACAACCCGCATATCTGGCAGTCCGGCGCGGTGAACTATGCCGAACTGAAGACGAACCAAGGAGATCTTGCCGGAGCGTTGGACCTCCTCCTCGCGGCCGAAACGAGGTTGGCCGCCTTGGGCGATACCCTTCAACTCGCGGTCCTGAAGATGAACATGGGCAGCCTGCTTGCCGCTTTGCATCGACCCGAAGAGGCCCTCGTGGCGTATGCGGATGCGCGGAAGTACGCCATGGTCGTGGGCATGCAGGACATCTCCACCACCTCCCAGGGACTGATGGCCCTGCTCAAGTTGAAAGGGGACTTGCACATCAACAGCACGCCGGCCTTGGTTGGCGAAGCATCTATCCGCTCGGACCTGATCGTGTTGCAGAAGGCGCTGGGTGCGGCGCGCGCGAACGGCAATCAGCGCTTTGTGGATCTCTTTCTGACGGGTATTGGATCCGCATTTCTGCGGCTCGGTGACCTCCATCGTGCACGAGTGGCGGTGGATAGTGCACTCTGGGGGGCTCGGGACAGGCGGGATCGGAGTGTGCTTCGGGAAGCACTCCTTGTGTCGGGAGACATCGATGTATCCCAAGGCTTGCTGAGGGAAGCCGACCACGCCTATTCGGAGGCGTTGCAGATATGTCGTGATGTCGGTGAGAAGCAGCAGACCATCCGGACATTGGACCGATTGGCCCACGTGTACGAAGCGTCGGGGCGATCGGGGTCGGCACTTGCGGCCATCAAAGAGGCCAAGGACATCCAGCTCCAGCTCTTCACAGACAGCACCATGAATGAGGTGGCCCGGCTGGAGGCCCGGTCCGCATTCGAGAGGAAACAGCTCGCCGACAGCCTCGCCCACGTCCAGCAGCTCGCCCTGGAGCGCGCCGAGGCCCAGGCCCGCATCGACCGCCAGCACACCCGCACGCTGGCCGCAATGGGCGGAGGAGCCGTGTTGCTCATGGGGGGTGGTGTGGCGTTCGCGATGGACCGCCGCCGCCGGCAGGCCCGCTTCGCGCAGCAGGCCGCCGAGCTGGAGCGCGAGGCCGCCCGCTTCGAGACGCAGGCGCTGCGCAGCCAGATGAACCCGCACTTCATCTTCAACGCGCTCAACTCCATCGCCGGCTATGTGCAGGGCAACGACCCCGATCGGGCGCAGAGCTTCCTGGCCCGCTTCGCCAAGCTGATGCGGGCCGTGCTGGAGAACAGCCGCGTCGCCGAAGTGGCGCTGGCCCGGGACCTGGAGGTGCTGCGGGCCTACATGGAACTGGAGCGCGTGCGTGCGCAGGGCAAGTTCAGCTACACCATCACCGTGGCGCCCGACGTGGACGCAGAGGCGGTGCTGGTGCCGCCGCTGCTGGCGCAGCCCTTCGTGGAGAACGCGATATGGCACGGGGTGGCGGGCAAGCAGGGCGAAGGGCACATCGCCGTGCACGTGGAGCGGGCCGAAGGTCAATTGCGCATCCGGGTGGAGGACGACGGGGTGGGCCGTGCGCAGCAGCGGAGCGCGGTGAGCAAGGAGAAGACCAGCCTGGGCACGGCCATCACGCGCAGCCGGCTGGACCTGGTGGAGAAGCAAAAGGGCGCCCCGGCGGGCTTCCGCTACGTGGAGGTGCCGGTGGGCACGCGGGTGGAGATCCACCTGCCGCTCGAACTGGCGGCGTGAAGGGCGCCGCGGTCAGGCCGGGTGCAGGGCTTGTGGGTGACCGGCCCCCACCGTAGCTTCGGATCGCCAGCGATCAACCGGACAGCATGTCGGCATCCGCCCCCACCGCCGTCCTCATCGACGATGAGTCCATCTGCATCACGGCGCTGCAGGCCATGCTCACGCGCCGGCACCCGGAGCTGGTGCTCGTGGGCACCGCGGCGGACGTGCCTTCCGGCGTGGCCCTGGTGAAGGACAAGCGACCCGACCTGCTCTTTCTGGACGTGGAGCTCGGGGACATGACGGGCTTCGACCTGTTGAAGGCCATCGCCCCCCTGCGGCCGCAGGTGATCTTCACCACGGCCCACGAGAGCTACGCCGTGAAGGCGATCCGCTTCAACGCGCTGGACTATCTGCTGAAGCCCATCGACCCCGAGGAGCTGGACGATGCGGTGAACAAGGCCGTGCGCGAGCGGGGCGGTCATGCCGCATCGCCCGACCGCATCGCGCCGCTGCTGGGCACCCTGATGAGCGACCGCCAGCTGGCGCTGCCCGATGCGGGCGGCCTGGTGGTGGTGCACCTGGACGACATCCTGTACTGCACCAGCGACAACAACTACACCTCGGTGCATGTGCGCGGCGACAAGAGGCCGGTGGTGGTGAGCCGTCCGCTGAGTGAGTTCGACGCCTTCCTGGGCGGGCAGGGCTTCGTGCGCATCCACCAGAGCCACCTCATCAACCGCAAGCACATCCGCCGCTACGTGAAGGGCGAAGGGGGCGAGGTGATCATGGCTGATGGCGCCAACCTGCCCGTGAGCCGGAGGCAGAAGGCCGAGCTGATGGAGGTGTTGGAGCGCTTGTAAGGCGGGCCGAACAGGCCTCTTCCGCCGGATCCTCGGTGCGCGACGCCGGATCCTCGATCCCCATGGGCCGGGTCGTTCGGCCGCTGGACTTTTGGTCCGTCACCGCACGATCACCCGTCAACCCGACCCGTCATGAACACCATCGCCCGCCACTTCGGCACCTGCATCACCTGCGGCCTTGCGGCCCTGTTCATCCTCACCAGCGCCCCGGCGAACGCGCAGGCCGAAGGCCTGGATGCGCACATCCGCCAGCTGGACCGCCTGATCGCCCAGGCCGCCGCCGAGCAGAACTACGCCGCCGCCGCCGGCCTGCAGCGCGACCGCGCCAACTGGGTCGCCCTGCAGGAGGCCATCGCACACAACGATGCGGCACGCATCCTGTCGTTGCAACAAGCGCTGGCCAACCCGTACGTGTACACCGCAGGTGGCAGCGCACCGCGTCCCGTGGAGACCGCACCTCCGAGCGCTGGGCCCGAGTTCCTGCATCAGGTCTACACCCAGGAGGCCGATGGCAGCTATCGGCAGCTGGAGAAGGAG is a window from the Flavobacteriales bacterium genome containing:
- a CDS encoding histidine kinase: MNLALNRLQAGAFPVADSLLRLARQEAISLNDSMDLAQTGWMLMNVLSMTGRQDSAISIGREVLRIPPTGSLRPIIELVRLDQAIAYMGNGDVDSADHLFRAGLSSDWVQNNPHIWQSGAVNYAELKTNQGDLAGALDLLLAAETRLAALGDTLQLAVLKMNMGSLLAALHRPEEALVAYADARKYAMVVGMQDISTTSQGLMALLKLKGDLHINSTPALVGEASIRSDLIVLQKALGAARANGNQRFVDLFLTGIGSAFLRLGDLHRARVAVDSALWGARDRRDRSVLREALLVSGDIDVSQGLLREADHAYSEALQICRDVGEKQQTIRTLDRLAHVYEASGRSGSALAAIKEAKDIQLQLFTDSTMNEVARLEARSAFERKQLADSLAHVQQLALERAEAQARIDRQHTRTLAAMGGGAVLLMGGGVAFAMDRRRRQARFAQQAAELEREAARFETQALRSQMNPHFIFNALNSIAGYVQGNDPDRAQSFLARFAKLMRAVLENSRVAEVALARDLEVLRAYMELERVRAQGKFSYTITVAPDVDAEAVLVPPLLAQPFVENAIWHGVAGKQGEGHIAVHVERAEGQLRIRVEDDGVGRAQQRSAVSKEKTSLGTAITRSRLDLVEKQKGAPAGFRYVEVPVGTRVEIHLPLELAA
- a CDS encoding response regulator transcription factor, producing the protein MSASAPTAVLIDDESICITALQAMLTRRHPELVLVGTAADVPSGVALVKDKRPDLLFLDVELGDMTGFDLLKAIAPLRPQVIFTTAHESYAVKAIRFNALDYLLKPIDPEELDDAVNKAVRERGGHAASPDRIAPLLGTLMSDRQLALPDAGGLVVVHLDDILYCTSDNNYTSVHVRGDKRPVVVSRPLSEFDAFLGGQGFVRIHQSHLINRKHIRRYVKGEGGEVIMADGANLPVSRRQKAELMEVLERL